In Dromiciops gliroides isolate mDroGli1 chromosome 4, mDroGli1.pri, whole genome shotgun sequence, one DNA window encodes the following:
- the ERMARD gene encoding endoplasmic reticulum membrane-associated RNA degradation protein isoform X4, translated as MEGRASLQLEMLITDSITTCLSPPVYDMICRLGFEVKESHDIHSIVSQHGEVCWKTLAECMCYTDSEGKDVDYLKSVSLLGPVCEAVHTHIYSLTKAQFEVQYAIWFQWTNFPELFPEIFVALKSMQPAAIHLSLMKLTSCLERALGDVFLLIGKECPFLLRDLLVSKELAEVFGQSVMNILRVFIGSPCGLNLRNILWHGFASPQEIPPKYCSMLVLLTAGLGQLLKNYLQQTNFTFVHRPFLTFIHLKELIIFPDINDEVLSVVEELIKKSTFVLKIMIPFWEAIVMKFRSHRYADCIILLLTQLETGLRKLFTTLNKCPKRFLTAESTAFYTTFDEILAKQLSDDEINHLPLFLGEPAMEFLWDFLNHQEGPRVRDRLSHGEINLNDFPKEITNQLLAFSIVLLLRFVGGDVLSFSKILYCEKSIRIWPQLPLVPVEQIQETTRLEGNSETSDCYNLIIKISSELQHYMPPSDCNLSNLLDNPPTEKWSLLLHELCSKRIRTLYCPRSVLEVLVILQKISAHCHLVSEQIIATTEIRFKQWIQKTLRSRQRQNFLRMLNSIKLLSPVLQLILLLITLELVNIHIVNEKNACEYRQYLKFLKSILQYTENLVTYSNQEKNKWDESINITHQVLVKIWSFSEKKQMLIHLAKESPNKVIL; from the exons atggaaggaagggcTAGCTTACAGTTagag ATGTTAATAACTGACTCCATCACTACATGCCTATCTCCCCCAGTATATGACATGATTTGTAGACTTGGGTTTGAAGTAAAAGAAAGCCATGACATCCACAGTATCGTATCTCAACATGGTGAAGTATGTTGGAAAACACTTGCTGAATGTATGTGCTATACAGATTCAG AAGGAAAAGATGTGGATTACTTAAAGAGTGTGAGCCTCTTGGGGCCTGTATGTGAAGCTGTTCACACTCATATATATTCCCTGACTAAGGCACAGTTTGAAGTGCAATATGCCATTTGGTTCCAGTGGACAAATTTTCCAGAG CTATTTCCTGAAATATTTGTTGCTTTGAAGAGTATGCAACCTGCAGCTATTCATCTTAGCTTAATGAAACTAACATCATGTCTGGAACGAGCTTTGGGAGAT GTGTTTTTATTAATTGGAAAGGAATGTCCATTTCTTTTAAGAGACTTACTTGTATCTAAGGAGCTTGCTGAAGTGTTTGGACAATCTGTg ATGAATATCCTCAGAGTATTTATTGGTTCTCCCTGTGGACTCAATCTGCGTAATATTTTGTGGCATGGATTTGCATCTCCTCAGGAAATTCCTCCAAA ATATTGCTCTATGCTGGTGTTGTTGACGGCAGGATTGGGACAACTATTAAAAAATTATCTTCAGCAAACCAATTTCACATTTGTACATCGGCCTTTTCTAACTTTTATACACTTAAAGGAATTGATCATTTTTCCTG ATATTAACGATGAAGTACTGTCAGTAGTTGAAGAACTAATAAAGAAATCTACTTTTGTGTTGAAaatcatgatcccattttgggaaGCTATAGTAATGAAATTCAGATCACACAG ATATGCTGACTGTATAATACTGTTACTGACACAGCTGGAAACTGGACTCCGAAAACTCTTTaccacacttaataaatgtccaaaAAGATTTTTAACAGCAGAG tCTACAGCTTTTTACACCACCTTTGATGAA ATATTAGCAAAACAACTGAGTGATGATGAAATCAatcatcttcctcttttccttggaGAACCTGCTATG GAGTTTCTTTGGGATTTCTTGAACCATCAAGAAGGCCCCCGTGTAAGAGATCGCTTAAGCCATGGGGAGATCAACTTAAATGACTTTCCGAAGGAGATCACAAATCAGCTACTTGCCTTTTCCATTGTACTCTTACTCAGatttgttggaggagatgtgTTATCATTTTCTAAG ATTCTTTATTGTGAGAAAAGCATCCGAATATGGCCTCAGCTTCCATTAGTGCCAGTGGAACAAATTCAGGAAACAACTAG atTAGAAGGCAATTCTGAAACCAGTGATTGCTATAATTTGATCATAAAAATTTCCTCTGAGCTCCAACATTACATGCCCCCCAGTGACTGTAATTTGAGTAATTTACTGGATAATCCTCCCACAGAAAA GTGGTCCCTTTTGCTTCATGAGCTTTGCAGCAAACGCATCAGAACTTTATATTGTCCAAGGTCTGTCCTTGAAGTCCTTGTTATTCTTCAGAAAATAAGTGCACATTGCCATCTAGTGTCTGAGCAGATTATTGCCACTACAGAAATACGATTTAAACAGTGGATACAAAAGACACTTCGGTCTCGCCAGAGACAGAACTTTCTACGCATGTTAAACAG TATTAAGCTTTTGTCTCCTGTACTCCAGCTAATATTATTGCTGATCACACTGGAATTAGTCAACATTCATAttgtcaatgaaaaaaatgcttgtgAATACCGGCAGTATTTAAA
- the ERMARD gene encoding endoplasmic reticulum membrane-associated RNA degradation protein isoform X3, with translation MEGRASLQLEMLITDSITTCLSPPVYDMICRLGFEVKESHDIHSIVSQHGEVCWKTLAECMCYTDSEGKDVDYLKSVSLLGPVCEAVHTHIYSLTKAQFEVQYAIWFQWTNFPELFPEIFVALKSMQPAAIHLSLMKLTSCLERALGDVFLLIGKECPFLLRDLLVSKELAEVFGQSVMNILRVFIGSPCGLNLRNILWHGFASPQEIPPKYCSMLVLLTAGLGQLLKNYLQQTNFTFVHRPFLTFIHLKELIIFPDINDEVLSVVEELIKKSTFVLKIMIPFWEAIVMKFRSHRYADCIILLLTQLETGLRKLFTTLNKCPKRFLTAEILAKQLSDDEINHLPLFLGEPAMEFLWDFLNHQEGPRVRDRLSHGEINLNDFPKEITNQLLAFSIVLLLRFVGGDVLSFSKENASIRTLISCANCYCSQFHPVSQLKKKILYCEKSIRIWPQLPLVPVEQIQETTRLEGNSETSDCYNLIIKISSELQHYMPPSDCNLSNLLDNPPTEKWSLLLHELCSKRIRTLYCPRSVLEVLVILQKISAHCHLVSEQIIATTEIRFKQWIQKTLRSRQRQNFLRMLNSIKLLSPVLQLILLLITLELVNIHIVNEKNACEYRQYLKFLKSILQYTENLVTYSNQEKNKWDESINITHQVLVKIWSFSEKKQMLIHLAKESPNKVIL, from the exons atggaaggaagggcTAGCTTACAGTTagag ATGTTAATAACTGACTCCATCACTACATGCCTATCTCCCCCAGTATATGACATGATTTGTAGACTTGGGTTTGAAGTAAAAGAAAGCCATGACATCCACAGTATCGTATCTCAACATGGTGAAGTATGTTGGAAAACACTTGCTGAATGTATGTGCTATACAGATTCAG AAGGAAAAGATGTGGATTACTTAAAGAGTGTGAGCCTCTTGGGGCCTGTATGTGAAGCTGTTCACACTCATATATATTCCCTGACTAAGGCACAGTTTGAAGTGCAATATGCCATTTGGTTCCAGTGGACAAATTTTCCAGAG CTATTTCCTGAAATATTTGTTGCTTTGAAGAGTATGCAACCTGCAGCTATTCATCTTAGCTTAATGAAACTAACATCATGTCTGGAACGAGCTTTGGGAGAT GTGTTTTTATTAATTGGAAAGGAATGTCCATTTCTTTTAAGAGACTTACTTGTATCTAAGGAGCTTGCTGAAGTGTTTGGACAATCTGTg ATGAATATCCTCAGAGTATTTATTGGTTCTCCCTGTGGACTCAATCTGCGTAATATTTTGTGGCATGGATTTGCATCTCCTCAGGAAATTCCTCCAAA ATATTGCTCTATGCTGGTGTTGTTGACGGCAGGATTGGGACAACTATTAAAAAATTATCTTCAGCAAACCAATTTCACATTTGTACATCGGCCTTTTCTAACTTTTATACACTTAAAGGAATTGATCATTTTTCCTG ATATTAACGATGAAGTACTGTCAGTAGTTGAAGAACTAATAAAGAAATCTACTTTTGTGTTGAAaatcatgatcccattttgggaaGCTATAGTAATGAAATTCAGATCACACAG ATATGCTGACTGTATAATACTGTTACTGACACAGCTGGAAACTGGACTCCGAAAACTCTTTaccacacttaataaatgtccaaaAAGATTTTTAACAGCAGAG ATATTAGCAAAACAACTGAGTGATGATGAAATCAatcatcttcctcttttccttggaGAACCTGCTATG GAGTTTCTTTGGGATTTCTTGAACCATCAAGAAGGCCCCCGTGTAAGAGATCGCTTAAGCCATGGGGAGATCAACTTAAATGACTTTCCGAAGGAGATCACAAATCAGCTACTTGCCTTTTCCATTGTACTCTTACTCAGatttgttggaggagatgtgTTATCATTTTCTAAG gaGAATGCATCAATCAGAACTTTAATCAGCTGTGCAAATTGCTATTGTTCCCAGTTCCATCCAGTTTCTCAGCTTAAAAAAAAG ATTCTTTATTGTGAGAAAAGCATCCGAATATGGCCTCAGCTTCCATTAGTGCCAGTGGAACAAATTCAGGAAACAACTAG atTAGAAGGCAATTCTGAAACCAGTGATTGCTATAATTTGATCATAAAAATTTCCTCTGAGCTCCAACATTACATGCCCCCCAGTGACTGTAATTTGAGTAATTTACTGGATAATCCTCCCACAGAAAA GTGGTCCCTTTTGCTTCATGAGCTTTGCAGCAAACGCATCAGAACTTTATATTGTCCAAGGTCTGTCCTTGAAGTCCTTGTTATTCTTCAGAAAATAAGTGCACATTGCCATCTAGTGTCTGAGCAGATTATTGCCACTACAGAAATACGATTTAAACAGTGGATACAAAAGACACTTCGGTCTCGCCAGAGACAGAACTTTCTACGCATGTTAAACAG TATTAAGCTTTTGTCTCCTGTACTCCAGCTAATATTATTGCTGATCACACTGGAATTAGTCAACATTCATAttgtcaatgaaaaaaatgcttgtgAATACCGGCAGTATTTAAA
- the ERMARD gene encoding endoplasmic reticulum membrane-associated RNA degradation protein isoform X5, producing MEGRASLQLEMLITDSITTCLSPPVYDMICRLGFEVKESHDIHSIVSQHGEVCWKTLAECMCYTDSEGKDVDYLKSVSLLGPVCEAVHTHIYSLTKAQFEVQYAIWFQWTNFPELFPEIFVALKSMQPAAIHLSLMKLTSCLERALGDVFLLIGKECPFLLRDLLVSKELAEVFGQSVMNILRVFIGSPCGLNLRNILWHGFASPQEIPPKYCSMLVLLTAGLGQLLKNYLQQTNFTFVHRPFLTFIHLKELIIFPDINDEVLSVVEELIKKSTFVLKIMIPFWEAIVMKFRSHRYADCIILLLTQLETGLRKLFTTLNKCPKRFLTAESTAFYTTFDEILAKQLSDDEINHLPLFLGEPAMEFLWDFLNHQEGPRVRDRLSHGEINLNDFPKEITNQLLAFSIVLLLRFVGGDVLSFSKENASIRTLISCANCYCSQFHPVSQLKKKILYCEKSIRIWPQLPLVPVEQIQETTRLEGNSETSDCYNLIIKISSELQHYMPPSDCNLSNLLDNPPTEKWSLLLHELCSKRIRTLYCPRSVLEVLVILQKISAHCHLVSEQIIATTEIRFKQWIQKTLRSRQRQNFLRMLNSIKLLSPVLQLILLLITLELVNIHIVNEKNACEYRQYLKSCDPSGLQTQGCTLGLISSCLFLREGS from the exons atggaaggaagggcTAGCTTACAGTTagag ATGTTAATAACTGACTCCATCACTACATGCCTATCTCCCCCAGTATATGACATGATTTGTAGACTTGGGTTTGAAGTAAAAGAAAGCCATGACATCCACAGTATCGTATCTCAACATGGTGAAGTATGTTGGAAAACACTTGCTGAATGTATGTGCTATACAGATTCAG AAGGAAAAGATGTGGATTACTTAAAGAGTGTGAGCCTCTTGGGGCCTGTATGTGAAGCTGTTCACACTCATATATATTCCCTGACTAAGGCACAGTTTGAAGTGCAATATGCCATTTGGTTCCAGTGGACAAATTTTCCAGAG CTATTTCCTGAAATATTTGTTGCTTTGAAGAGTATGCAACCTGCAGCTATTCATCTTAGCTTAATGAAACTAACATCATGTCTGGAACGAGCTTTGGGAGAT GTGTTTTTATTAATTGGAAAGGAATGTCCATTTCTTTTAAGAGACTTACTTGTATCTAAGGAGCTTGCTGAAGTGTTTGGACAATCTGTg ATGAATATCCTCAGAGTATTTATTGGTTCTCCCTGTGGACTCAATCTGCGTAATATTTTGTGGCATGGATTTGCATCTCCTCAGGAAATTCCTCCAAA ATATTGCTCTATGCTGGTGTTGTTGACGGCAGGATTGGGACAACTATTAAAAAATTATCTTCAGCAAACCAATTTCACATTTGTACATCGGCCTTTTCTAACTTTTATACACTTAAAGGAATTGATCATTTTTCCTG ATATTAACGATGAAGTACTGTCAGTAGTTGAAGAACTAATAAAGAAATCTACTTTTGTGTTGAAaatcatgatcccattttgggaaGCTATAGTAATGAAATTCAGATCACACAG ATATGCTGACTGTATAATACTGTTACTGACACAGCTGGAAACTGGACTCCGAAAACTCTTTaccacacttaataaatgtccaaaAAGATTTTTAACAGCAGAG tCTACAGCTTTTTACACCACCTTTGATGAA ATATTAGCAAAACAACTGAGTGATGATGAAATCAatcatcttcctcttttccttggaGAACCTGCTATG GAGTTTCTTTGGGATTTCTTGAACCATCAAGAAGGCCCCCGTGTAAGAGATCGCTTAAGCCATGGGGAGATCAACTTAAATGACTTTCCGAAGGAGATCACAAATCAGCTACTTGCCTTTTCCATTGTACTCTTACTCAGatttgttggaggagatgtgTTATCATTTTCTAAG gaGAATGCATCAATCAGAACTTTAATCAGCTGTGCAAATTGCTATTGTTCCCAGTTCCATCCAGTTTCTCAGCTTAAAAAAAAG ATTCTTTATTGTGAGAAAAGCATCCGAATATGGCCTCAGCTTCCATTAGTGCCAGTGGAACAAATTCAGGAAACAACTAG atTAGAAGGCAATTCTGAAACCAGTGATTGCTATAATTTGATCATAAAAATTTCCTCTGAGCTCCAACATTACATGCCCCCCAGTGACTGTAATTTGAGTAATTTACTGGATAATCCTCCCACAGAAAA GTGGTCCCTTTTGCTTCATGAGCTTTGCAGCAAACGCATCAGAACTTTATATTGTCCAAGGTCTGTCCTTGAAGTCCTTGTTATTCTTCAGAAAATAAGTGCACATTGCCATCTAGTGTCTGAGCAGATTATTGCCACTACAGAAATACGATTTAAACAGTGGATACAAAAGACACTTCGGTCTCGCCAGAGACAGAACTTTCTACGCATGTTAAACAG TATTAAGCTTTTGTCTCCTGTACTCCAGCTAATATTATTGCTGATCACACTGGAATTAGTCAACATTCATAttgtcaatgaaaaaaatgcttgtgAATACCGGCAGTATTTAAA gTCCTGTGATCCTAGTGGACTGCAGACTCAAG
- the ERMARD gene encoding endoplasmic reticulum membrane-associated RNA degradation protein isoform X1, which yields MEGRASLQLEMLITDSITTCLSPPVYDMICRLGFEVKESHDIHSIVSQHGEVCWKTLAECMCYTDSEGKDVDYLKSVSLLGPVCEAVHTHIYSLTKAQFEVQYAIWFQWTNFPELFPEIFVALKSMQPAAIHLSLMKLTSCLERALGDVFLLIGKECPFLLRDLLVSKELAEVFGQSVMNILRVFIGSPCGLNLRNILWHGFASPQEIPPKYCSMLVLLTAGLGQLLKNYLQQTNFTFVHRPFLTFIHLKELIIFPDINDEVLSVVEELIKKSTFVLKIMIPFWEAIVMKFRSHRYADCIILLLTQLETGLRKLFTTLNKCPKRFLTAESTAFYTTFDEILAKQLSDDEINHLPLFLGEPAMEFLWDFLNHQEGPRVRDRLSHGEINLNDFPKEITNQLLAFSIVLLLRFVGGDVLSFSKENASIRTLISCANCYCSQFHPVSQLKKKILYCEKSIRIWPQLPLVPVEQIQETTRLEGNSETSDCYNLIIKISSELQHYMPPSDCNLSNLLDNPPTEKWSLLLHELCSKRIRTLYCPRSVLEVLVILQKISAHCHLVSEQIIATTEIRFKQWIQKTLRSRQRQNFLRMLNSIKLLSPVLQLILLLITLELVNIHIVNEKNACEYRQYLKFLKSILQYTENLVTYSNQEKNKWDESINITHQVLVKIWSFSEKKQMLIHLAKESPNKVIL from the exons atggaaggaagggcTAGCTTACAGTTagag ATGTTAATAACTGACTCCATCACTACATGCCTATCTCCCCCAGTATATGACATGATTTGTAGACTTGGGTTTGAAGTAAAAGAAAGCCATGACATCCACAGTATCGTATCTCAACATGGTGAAGTATGTTGGAAAACACTTGCTGAATGTATGTGCTATACAGATTCAG AAGGAAAAGATGTGGATTACTTAAAGAGTGTGAGCCTCTTGGGGCCTGTATGTGAAGCTGTTCACACTCATATATATTCCCTGACTAAGGCACAGTTTGAAGTGCAATATGCCATTTGGTTCCAGTGGACAAATTTTCCAGAG CTATTTCCTGAAATATTTGTTGCTTTGAAGAGTATGCAACCTGCAGCTATTCATCTTAGCTTAATGAAACTAACATCATGTCTGGAACGAGCTTTGGGAGAT GTGTTTTTATTAATTGGAAAGGAATGTCCATTTCTTTTAAGAGACTTACTTGTATCTAAGGAGCTTGCTGAAGTGTTTGGACAATCTGTg ATGAATATCCTCAGAGTATTTATTGGTTCTCCCTGTGGACTCAATCTGCGTAATATTTTGTGGCATGGATTTGCATCTCCTCAGGAAATTCCTCCAAA ATATTGCTCTATGCTGGTGTTGTTGACGGCAGGATTGGGACAACTATTAAAAAATTATCTTCAGCAAACCAATTTCACATTTGTACATCGGCCTTTTCTAACTTTTATACACTTAAAGGAATTGATCATTTTTCCTG ATATTAACGATGAAGTACTGTCAGTAGTTGAAGAACTAATAAAGAAATCTACTTTTGTGTTGAAaatcatgatcccattttgggaaGCTATAGTAATGAAATTCAGATCACACAG ATATGCTGACTGTATAATACTGTTACTGACACAGCTGGAAACTGGACTCCGAAAACTCTTTaccacacttaataaatgtccaaaAAGATTTTTAACAGCAGAG tCTACAGCTTTTTACACCACCTTTGATGAA ATATTAGCAAAACAACTGAGTGATGATGAAATCAatcatcttcctcttttccttggaGAACCTGCTATG GAGTTTCTTTGGGATTTCTTGAACCATCAAGAAGGCCCCCGTGTAAGAGATCGCTTAAGCCATGGGGAGATCAACTTAAATGACTTTCCGAAGGAGATCACAAATCAGCTACTTGCCTTTTCCATTGTACTCTTACTCAGatttgttggaggagatgtgTTATCATTTTCTAAG gaGAATGCATCAATCAGAACTTTAATCAGCTGTGCAAATTGCTATTGTTCCCAGTTCCATCCAGTTTCTCAGCTTAAAAAAAAG ATTCTTTATTGTGAGAAAAGCATCCGAATATGGCCTCAGCTTCCATTAGTGCCAGTGGAACAAATTCAGGAAACAACTAG atTAGAAGGCAATTCTGAAACCAGTGATTGCTATAATTTGATCATAAAAATTTCCTCTGAGCTCCAACATTACATGCCCCCCAGTGACTGTAATTTGAGTAATTTACTGGATAATCCTCCCACAGAAAA GTGGTCCCTTTTGCTTCATGAGCTTTGCAGCAAACGCATCAGAACTTTATATTGTCCAAGGTCTGTCCTTGAAGTCCTTGTTATTCTTCAGAAAATAAGTGCACATTGCCATCTAGTGTCTGAGCAGATTATTGCCACTACAGAAATACGATTTAAACAGTGGATACAAAAGACACTTCGGTCTCGCCAGAGACAGAACTTTCTACGCATGTTAAACAG TATTAAGCTTTTGTCTCCTGTACTCCAGCTAATATTATTGCTGATCACACTGGAATTAGTCAACATTCATAttgtcaatgaaaaaaatgcttgtgAATACCGGCAGTATTTAAA
- the ERMARD gene encoding endoplasmic reticulum membrane-associated RNA degradation protein isoform X6, protein MEGRASLQLEMLITDSITTCLSPPVYDMICRLGFEVKESHDIHSIVSQHGEVCWKTLAECMCYTDSEGKDVDYLKSVSLLGPVCEAVHTHIYSLTKAQFEVQYAIWFQWTNFPELFPEIFVALKSMQPAAIHLSLMKLTSCLERALGDVFLLIGKECPFLLRDLLVSKELAEVFGQSVMNILRVFIGSPCGLNLRNILWHGFASPQEIPPKYCSMLVLLTAGLGQLLKNYLQQTNFTFVHRPFLTFIHLKELIIFPDINDEVLSVVEELIKKSTFVLKIMIPFWEAIVMKFRSHRYADCIILLLTQLETGLRKLFTTLNKCPKRFLTAESTAFYTTFDEILAKQLSDDEINHLPLFLGEPAMEFLWDFLNHQEGPRVRDRLSHGEINLNDFPKEITNQLLAFSIVLLLRFVGGDVLSFSKENASIRTLISCANCYCSQFHPVSQLKKKILYCEKSIRIWPQLPLVPVEQIQETTRLEGNSETSDCYNLIIKISSELQHYMPPSDCNLSNLLDNPPTEKWSLLLHELCSKRIRTLYCPRSVLEVLVILQKISAHCHLVSEQIIATTEIRFKQWIQKTLRSRQRQNFLRMLNSIKLLSPVLQLILLLITLELVNIHIVNEKNACEYRQYLKSCDPSGLQTQGS, encoded by the exons atggaaggaagggcTAGCTTACAGTTagag ATGTTAATAACTGACTCCATCACTACATGCCTATCTCCCCCAGTATATGACATGATTTGTAGACTTGGGTTTGAAGTAAAAGAAAGCCATGACATCCACAGTATCGTATCTCAACATGGTGAAGTATGTTGGAAAACACTTGCTGAATGTATGTGCTATACAGATTCAG AAGGAAAAGATGTGGATTACTTAAAGAGTGTGAGCCTCTTGGGGCCTGTATGTGAAGCTGTTCACACTCATATATATTCCCTGACTAAGGCACAGTTTGAAGTGCAATATGCCATTTGGTTCCAGTGGACAAATTTTCCAGAG CTATTTCCTGAAATATTTGTTGCTTTGAAGAGTATGCAACCTGCAGCTATTCATCTTAGCTTAATGAAACTAACATCATGTCTGGAACGAGCTTTGGGAGAT GTGTTTTTATTAATTGGAAAGGAATGTCCATTTCTTTTAAGAGACTTACTTGTATCTAAGGAGCTTGCTGAAGTGTTTGGACAATCTGTg ATGAATATCCTCAGAGTATTTATTGGTTCTCCCTGTGGACTCAATCTGCGTAATATTTTGTGGCATGGATTTGCATCTCCTCAGGAAATTCCTCCAAA ATATTGCTCTATGCTGGTGTTGTTGACGGCAGGATTGGGACAACTATTAAAAAATTATCTTCAGCAAACCAATTTCACATTTGTACATCGGCCTTTTCTAACTTTTATACACTTAAAGGAATTGATCATTTTTCCTG ATATTAACGATGAAGTACTGTCAGTAGTTGAAGAACTAATAAAGAAATCTACTTTTGTGTTGAAaatcatgatcccattttgggaaGCTATAGTAATGAAATTCAGATCACACAG ATATGCTGACTGTATAATACTGTTACTGACACAGCTGGAAACTGGACTCCGAAAACTCTTTaccacacttaataaatgtccaaaAAGATTTTTAACAGCAGAG tCTACAGCTTTTTACACCACCTTTGATGAA ATATTAGCAAAACAACTGAGTGATGATGAAATCAatcatcttcctcttttccttggaGAACCTGCTATG GAGTTTCTTTGGGATTTCTTGAACCATCAAGAAGGCCCCCGTGTAAGAGATCGCTTAAGCCATGGGGAGATCAACTTAAATGACTTTCCGAAGGAGATCACAAATCAGCTACTTGCCTTTTCCATTGTACTCTTACTCAGatttgttggaggagatgtgTTATCATTTTCTAAG gaGAATGCATCAATCAGAACTTTAATCAGCTGTGCAAATTGCTATTGTTCCCAGTTCCATCCAGTTTCTCAGCTTAAAAAAAAG ATTCTTTATTGTGAGAAAAGCATCCGAATATGGCCTCAGCTTCCATTAGTGCCAGTGGAACAAATTCAGGAAACAACTAG atTAGAAGGCAATTCTGAAACCAGTGATTGCTATAATTTGATCATAAAAATTTCCTCTGAGCTCCAACATTACATGCCCCCCAGTGACTGTAATTTGAGTAATTTACTGGATAATCCTCCCACAGAAAA GTGGTCCCTTTTGCTTCATGAGCTTTGCAGCAAACGCATCAGAACTTTATATTGTCCAAGGTCTGTCCTTGAAGTCCTTGTTATTCTTCAGAAAATAAGTGCACATTGCCATCTAGTGTCTGAGCAGATTATTGCCACTACAGAAATACGATTTAAACAGTGGATACAAAAGACACTTCGGTCTCGCCAGAGACAGAACTTTCTACGCATGTTAAACAG TATTAAGCTTTTGTCTCCTGTACTCCAGCTAATATTATTGCTGATCACACTGGAATTAGTCAACATTCATAttgtcaatgaaaaaaatgcttgtgAATACCGGCAGTATTTAAA gTCCTGTGATCCTAGTGGACTGCAGACTCAAG